One Chloroflexota bacterium DNA segment encodes these proteins:
- a CDS encoding beta-N-acetylhexosaminidase codes for MHDPDAIAIIPAPAEIRSLAGRFRLGPSTTIHLADASFEPVATREVQRLRATTGLGLPVVSHGPADVVIASDASLPPEGYRLAVSPDGVRIQAADAAALFYAFQSIRQLLPPEVENECIRPDVDWSLPAVEVLDYPRFRYRGLMLDVSRHFFEVRFVKRFIDLMSRYKFNRFHWHLTDDHGWRIEIDAYPRLTEVGAWRSETMIGNNLKTYGGDGIPHGGFYTQDEIREVLDYAAERFVTVIPEIEMPGHSTAALAAYPEYGCHPGPFEVPVSWGIKKDIYSPSDATFGFLEDVLTEVMQLFPSEYIHIGADEVPKDQWQASRLAQEVIQREGLADEDELQSWFIRRIETFLNASGRRLIGWDEILEGGLAPNATVMSWRGMSGGVEAARQGHDVIMTPRDYVYFDYYQGDPAVEPLAGRFGHPIPLDAVYGFEPIPDELTEREARHILGAQGNVWTEFISTPEHVEYMTFPRALALSEVAWSPRARRSLGGFHRRLNTNIEHLAALGVNFRALD; via the coding sequence ATGCACGATCCCGACGCAATCGCCATCATTCCGGCCCCGGCCGAAATCAGATCTCTCGCGGGACGATTTCGGCTCGGGCCCTCCACAACCATCCACCTGGCGGACGCGAGCTTCGAGCCGGTTGCCACGCGAGAAGTGCAACGGCTTCGCGCCACGACGGGCCTGGGGCTGCCGGTGGTATCGCATGGGCCGGCGGACGTTGTGATTGCATCGGACGCGTCGCTGCCTCCGGAAGGCTACCGTCTCGCGGTGAGCCCCGACGGCGTTCGGATTCAGGCCGCCGACGCCGCGGCGCTGTTCTACGCGTTCCAATCGATCCGGCAATTGCTTCCGCCCGAGGTGGAGAACGAATGCATCCGCCCAGACGTCGATTGGAGCCTTCCCGCCGTCGAAGTCCTGGACTACCCGCGCTTTCGCTACCGCGGGTTGATGCTGGACGTGAGCCGGCACTTCTTCGAGGTCAGGTTTGTGAAGCGCTTCATCGATCTGATGTCACGCTACAAGTTCAACCGCTTCCATTGGCATCTGACGGATGACCACGGCTGGCGCATCGAGATCGACGCCTATCCACGCTTGACGGAAGTGGGTGCTTGGCGAAGCGAGACGATGATCGGAAACAACCTCAAGACCTACGGCGGTGACGGCATTCCGCACGGAGGTTTCTACACGCAGGATGAGATTCGGGAGGTACTGGACTACGCCGCCGAGCGATTTGTGACGGTCATTCCCGAGATCGAAATGCCGGGCCATTCCACGGCCGCATTGGCCGCCTATCCCGAATACGGGTGCCATCCCGGGCCCTTCGAAGTGCCGGTGAGTTGGGGAATCAAGAAAGACATCTACTCGCCCTCAGATGCCACGTTTGGCTTCCTGGAAGACGTGCTCACTGAGGTCATGCAGCTGTTTCCCAGCGAGTACATTCACATCGGCGCCGACGAAGTACCCAAGGATCAGTGGCAGGCGAGCCGCCTCGCGCAGGAGGTCATCCAGCGTGAGGGACTGGCCGATGAGGACGAGCTACAGAGCTGGTTCATCAGGCGCATCGAAACCTTCCTCAATGCCAGCGGTCGCCGCCTCATCGGCTGGGATGAAATCCTGGAGGGCGGGCTCGCGCCGAACGCCACCGTCATGTCATGGCGCGGCATGAGCGGCGGCGTTGAAGCGGCGCGGCAGGGGCACGACGTCATCATGACGCCCAGGGACTACGTTTACTTCGACTACTACCAAGGCGATCCCGCCGTCGAGCCGCTGGCCGGCCGCTTCGGCCACCCAATCCCGCTGGACGCCGTGTATGGGTTCGAACCAATTCCGGATGAGCTGACGGAGCGGGAGGCCCGGCACATCCTCGGCGCTCAGGGCAACGTCTGGACGGAGTTCATCAGTACACCCGAACACGTGGAATACATGACGTTTCCGAGGGCATTGGCCTTGTCGGAAGTCGCCTGGTCGCCTAGAGCCCGTCGGAGCCTTGGTGGGTTTCACCGGCGGCTGAACACCAACATCGAGCACCTTGCTGCGCTCGGCGTGAACTTCAGGGCGCTCGACTAG
- a CDS encoding sialidase family protein, which yields MIIAERHPTPGQISILPDGRCMSASTRGKVLHSSLESGAFDDPWVPEFLTVKYGRGRPIEWESRQVIMELPMGLGCWEGCINFVDREGAIHLFGMRFLKWPEDREDPKLHEQRTDVYHVVSRDGGATWEGPVRLDYGEEFTAAIMNVVHLTNGRIVLPLEYFDVERAVGKYVSKSCYSDDGGRTWRHDSTHLPVESGGQHSHSGAVEPVVAELDGGRVWMLIRTQLGCFYESFSDDGRIWSPPEPSRFKGSSSPGEALRLRDGRLLFVWTNGIGPPFASDMLAEWTEYPTESWCRQVFNVAVSHDNGATWRGYREIVRTIGHEPDGARVGYPRFAELPEGDVLVQFGHHSGGERADCQYVYVDPDRLDETSDREDFDNGLAGWSFTRATAVQTVTLDEEHALRLQCDGEGLLGAERNFPFAVRGRLSFELRRDASSAGVDLVLDETYWDPRDRRTNGAIDIGLDADLVPSDLWVPVTVSWNVAEETAELSVGDRQRRIPIEHAPLGICYLTFYGRTPDAESGATLVRRLEAVVED from the coding sequence ATGATCATCGCCGAACGTCACCCAACGCCTGGGCAGATCAGCATCCTGCCGGATGGCCGCTGCATGAGCGCGTCCACGCGGGGCAAGGTACTGCATTCCTCGCTCGAGTCCGGCGCCTTTGACGACCCATGGGTTCCCGAATTCCTCACCGTCAAGTATGGGCGGGGGCGGCCGATTGAGTGGGAGAGTCGCCAGGTCATCATGGAGCTTCCCATGGGCCTGGGTTGCTGGGAGGGGTGCATTAACTTCGTTGACCGCGAGGGCGCAATCCACCTATTTGGCATGCGGTTCCTGAAGTGGCCCGAAGATCGCGAGGACCCCAAGCTCCACGAGCAGCGCACCGACGTGTACCACGTCGTGTCCCGCGACGGCGGCGCCACGTGGGAGGGACCGGTTCGACTCGACTACGGCGAGGAATTCACCGCGGCGATCATGAACGTCGTCCACTTGACGAACGGTCGAATCGTGCTGCCGCTGGAGTACTTCGACGTCGAACGCGCCGTCGGCAAGTACGTCTCCAAATCGTGTTACTCCGACGACGGCGGACGCACCTGGCGGCATGACTCCACCCACCTGCCGGTCGAGTCCGGCGGCCAGCACAGCCACTCAGGTGCCGTCGAGCCGGTGGTGGCCGAGCTCGACGGCGGCCGCGTGTGGATGCTGATTCGCACGCAACTCGGGTGCTTCTACGAGTCCTTCTCCGACGACGGACGGATCTGGTCGCCGCCCGAGCCCTCGCGCTTCAAGGGGTCCAGCTCGCCCGGCGAGGCCCTGCGACTGCGTGACGGGCGGCTGCTGTTCGTGTGGACGAACGGGATTGGGCCGCCCTTTGCCTCCGACATGCTGGCCGAGTGGACCGAATATCCCACCGAATCCTGGTGCCGCCAGGTATTCAACGTCGCGGTCTCGCACGACAACGGCGCGACGTGGCGCGGCTATCGCGAGATCGTTCGGACGATTGGGCACGAGCCGGACGGCGCACGAGTTGGGTACCCGCGGTTTGCCGAGCTGCCCGAGGGTGATGTCCTGGTGCAGTTCGGCCATCATTCGGGCGGTGAGCGGGCAGACTGCCAGTACGTTTACGTCGACCCCGATCGTCTGGATGAGACCAGCGATCGCGAGGACTTCGACAACGGGCTGGCGGGCTGGTCGTTCACCCGTGCGACAGCCGTGCAAACGGTGACGCTCGATGAAGAGCACGCGCTGCGGCTGCAGTGCGACGGCGAGGGCCTGCTCGGGGCCGAGCGCAACTTCCCCTTCGCCGTGCGCGGCAGATTGAGCTTCGAGTTGCGGCGCGACGCGTCCTCGGCGGGCGTGGACCTGGTGCTCGACGAGACCTATTGGGACCCCAGGGATCGCCGAACGAACGGGGCCATTGACATCGGCCTGGACGCCGACCTCGTGCCCTCCGATTTGTGGGTGCCCGTGACGGTTTCCTGGAATGTCGCCGAGGAGACGGCTGAACTGTCTGTTGGCGACCGGCAGCGCCGGATTCCGATTGAACACGCGCCCTTGGGAATCTGCTATCTCACGTTCTACGGTCGGACGCCCGACGCGGAGAGCGGCGCTACCCTGGTTCGCCGGCTCGAGGCGGTGGTCGAGGACTAG
- a CDS encoding ABC transporter substrate-binding protein: MLEVGKKMMTRRNLIRGASAGLFGAAGAAVLAACGEAQVVERIVTQEVIKEVPVETIVTKEVVKEVPVESVVTKEVVKEVPVEKVVTQAIVQQVIKEVPVTIEKVVEVEKVVTVEVEKVVEVEKVVTVEVEKVIEKEKIVERPTSVQAGQPVYGGDLRVSWGGGIAGASFNSYTQISSDQAIVNVEVGTSLIHGASWGDGPFASLETRFGDGVAKSFEEVAPEESYIFHLDERFTFHDGKPVTADDFMYTFHIVTHPDWGVGYGSRQLEQLKGFKAWAENPTDNIEDTGGVKKIDNMTIQLTTDGVQEPFWASPNPMQPMPKHIYEALEPATAFDTMALQPVGNGPFKFERYVDQQFAELSRNDDYPYGAPWVDRYIVRYGDPSALDAATEAGELDFLRTSSVEAYARLAGMPHMQAQPMRSPFASLIFLNHRIFAEKWPDVNVSLMTEAMVIGADRVSIANNIMAGTLFVDDYHFSHIRFMQDVPMDAYRALPYDPEGAKALLEESGWNTDDTLTWLGWFAPRPQDLALMANWLDMGLKVEFERVDRAVVVEHLWETGANEMVVANLGGSQDVGDAFRRMGCDNIWPNGYNYHHDCFPEIDALYQVAFDAPNKAALKEAWIEISRYLHGRGTMIAGQLWKHSLLFLYHRRVSGPWWMNNYAIPARRPTHRVWLDPRWSGRDYVG; encoded by the coding sequence ATGCTTGAAGTCGGAAAGAAAATGATGACCCGCCGAAACCTCATTCGGGGAGCGAGTGCGGGTCTATTTGGAGCAGCGGGTGCGGCCGTGCTCGCGGCATGTGGCGAGGCGCAGGTCGTCGAGCGCATCGTCACCCAGGAAGTGATCAAAGAGGTCCCGGTCGAGACCATCGTGACCAAGGAAGTGGTCAAGGAGGTCCCGGTCGAGTCCGTGGTGACCAAGGAGGTCGTCAAGGAAGTCCCGGTCGAGAAGGTCGTAACGCAGGCGATCGTTCAGCAGGTCATCAAGGAAGTTCCAGTCACGATCGAGAAGGTGGTCGAGGTCGAGAAGGTCGTCACGGTTGAGGTCGAGAAGGTCGTCGAAGTCGAGAAGGTCGTGACGGTCGAGGTCGAGAAGGTCATTGAGAAAGAGAAGATCGTCGAGCGTCCAACGTCCGTGCAGGCCGGTCAGCCGGTATACGGCGGGGACCTGAGAGTCAGCTGGGGCGGCGGGATCGCCGGCGCCAGCTTCAACAGCTACACGCAGATCTCCAGCGACCAGGCCATCGTCAACGTCGAGGTCGGCACCTCACTGATCCACGGCGCCAGCTGGGGCGACGGGCCGTTCGCGAGCCTCGAGACTCGCTTCGGCGATGGCGTGGCCAAGTCCTTCGAAGAGGTGGCGCCGGAAGAGTCCTACATCTTCCACCTCGACGAGCGCTTCACCTTCCATGACGGCAAGCCGGTGACGGCGGACGACTTCATGTACACGTTCCACATCGTCACGCACCCCGACTGGGGCGTGGGATATGGCTCCCGGCAGCTCGAACAGCTGAAGGGGTTCAAGGCGTGGGCTGAGAACCCGACCGACAACATCGAAGACACCGGCGGGGTGAAGAAGATCGACAACATGACGATCCAGCTCACCACCGACGGCGTGCAGGAGCCCTTCTGGGCGAGCCCGAACCCCATGCAGCCCATGCCCAAGCACATCTATGAGGCGCTGGAACCGGCCACGGCGTTCGACACGATGGCGCTGCAACCGGTCGGCAATGGGCCGTTCAAGTTCGAGCGCTACGTCGACCAGCAGTTCGCCGAGCTGAGCCGCAACGACGACTATCCCTACGGTGCGCCGTGGGTGGACCGCTACATCGTGCGCTATGGCGACCCGTCGGCGCTCGACGCCGCGACGGAGGCGGGCGAGCTCGACTTCCTGCGCACCAGCAGCGTCGAGGCCTATGCGCGCCTGGCCGGCATGCCGCACATGCAGGCGCAGCCCATGCGATCGCCGTTCGCGAGCTTGATTTTCCTCAACCACAGAATCTTTGCGGAGAAGTGGCCGGACGTGAACGTCTCGCTGATGACCGAGGCGATGGTGATCGGGGCCGATCGCGTGTCGATCGCCAACAACATCATGGCCGGCACGCTGTTCGTGGACGACTACCACTTCAGCCACATCCGGTTCATGCAGGACGTGCCGATGGACGCCTATCGGGCGTTGCCATACGACCCGGAGGGGGCCAAGGCCCTGCTCGAGGAGTCTGGCTGGAACACGGACGACACGCTGACATGGCTGGGGTGGTTCGCGCCGCGCCCGCAAGACCTCGCGCTGATGGCGAACTGGCTCGACATGGGCCTGAAGGTCGAGTTCGAAAGGGTCGACCGCGCCGTGGTGGTCGAGCACCTGTGGGAGACCGGGGCCAACGAGATGGTCGTGGCCAACCTGGGCGGCTCGCAGGACGTGGGCGATGCGTTTCGGCGGATGGGGTGCGACAACATCTGGCCGAACGGCTACAACTACCACCACGACTGCTTCCCGGAGATCGACGCGCTCTATCAGGTGGCGTTCGACGCTCCGAACAAGGCGGCGCTGAAGGAGGCGTGGATCGAGATCTCCCGCTACCTGCATGGTCGCGGGACCATGATCGCCGGACAGTTGTGGAAGCACTCGCTGCTCTTCCTCTACCACCGACGCGTGAGCGGACCGTGGTGGATGAACAACTACGCGATTCCGGCGCGCAGACCCACCCACCGCGTGTGGCTCGACCCGCGCTGGTCCGGTAGGGACTACGTCGGGTAG
- a CDS encoding ABC transporter substrate-binding protein, producing MSHHIRAGVSRRRVLKGAAAGMFGAAGAAVLAACGETQVVTKEVIKEVPVETVVTKEVVKEVPVETVVTKEVVKEVPVEKLVTTEVVKEVEVIKEVAVEVEKIVTKEVEVIKEVTAEMMIPEGPISGGTLNHSGSGPNHQDIFNPLKQVSSSQAYITDYVFLPLWYGDTWGPGDTPAMTGEWDKGVANSWDEVERARVYNFHINPDVTWHDQVPLTADDVLFGAKMGLDKNYGSGQHKKAWGRIEGAEAWGENPTDNVEDVPGLTKIDEMTVQIAIDRPDSAWWASRDWHLPPMARHHYAGLDPATAIETRALNPLGNGPMIWERYVTQQFADMTAHKDFAYGTPYVNDYVVRYGERNALDAAMEAGEQDFHRASNIEAFQRLASLGHLRPFPQRSPFGGHVFLNQSAEIFSDMTLEQQSLMIEAMVRAVDRDTINNELHAGTLFISDYIFEHVALMQDPPEGTFRAMPYDPDAARALVEEAQWDSEKEIQWIKWGPPTPTDLALKNYWEQVGIKVEFFLVDGSAVIEKLYQERVHDLVLANMGGDQAVVDACLRVCSDRVYELGGWNHSNINRPWIDEAYADMFAAENNEALRERWIEFATRLHSKGNMVAGLLWRGSLRNLYHRRLQGAFYMQFYAMPVHSPIERVWLDDYWEER from the coding sequence ATGAGCCATCACATTCGCGCGGGCGTCTCGCGACGGCGCGTCCTCAAGGGCGCAGCTGCCGGGATGTTTGGCGCAGCCGGGGCAGCCGTGTTGGCGGCGTGCGGTGAAACGCAGGTCGTGACCAAGGAAGTCATCAAGGAAGTCCCGGTCGAGACGGTCGTGACCAAGGAAGTGGTCAAGGAAGTTCCGGTCGAGACGGTCGTGACCAAGGAAGTCGTCAAGGAAGTTCCGGTCGAGAAGCTGGTGACCACCGAGGTCGTCAAGGAAGTTGAGGTCATCAAGGAAGTCGCCGTCGAGGTCGAGAAGATCGTGACGAAGGAAGTCGAGGTCATCAAGGAAGTCACGGCCGAGATGATGATTCCTGAGGGTCCGATCAGCGGCGGCACGCTGAATCACAGCGGCAGCGGCCCGAACCACCAGGACATCTTCAACCCGCTCAAGCAGGTCAGCAGCTCGCAGGCCTACATCACCGACTATGTGTTCCTGCCCCTGTGGTATGGCGACACCTGGGGCCCGGGTGACACGCCGGCCATGACGGGTGAGTGGGACAAGGGCGTGGCCAACAGTTGGGACGAGGTCGAGCGCGCCCGCGTCTACAACTTCCACATCAACCCCGACGTCACGTGGCACGACCAGGTGCCGTTGACGGCCGACGACGTGCTGTTCGGCGCCAAGATGGGGCTGGACAAGAACTACGGCTCGGGCCAGCACAAGAAGGCCTGGGGCCGAATCGAGGGCGCCGAGGCCTGGGGCGAGAACCCCACGGACAACGTGGAGGACGTTCCCGGTCTGACGAAGATCGACGAGATGACCGTGCAGATCGCGATCGACCGGCCCGATTCGGCTTGGTGGGCGAGCCGCGACTGGCACCTGCCGCCGATGGCCCGGCACCACTACGCGGGTCTCGACCCGGCGACGGCGATCGAGACGCGGGCACTGAATCCGCTGGGCAACGGCCCGATGATCTGGGAGCGCTACGTTACTCAGCAGTTCGCCGACATGACGGCGCACAAGGACTTCGCCTACGGCACGCCGTACGTCAACGACTACGTGGTCCGCTACGGCGAGCGGAACGCGCTGGACGCGGCCATGGAGGCCGGCGAGCAGGACTTCCACCGGGCGAGCAACATCGAGGCCTTCCAGCGCCTTGCGAGCCTGGGGCACCTGCGGCCGTTTCCGCAGCGCTCGCCGTTCGGCGGGCACGTGTTCCTCAACCAGAGCGCCGAGATCTTCTCGGACATGACCCTCGAGCAGCAGTCGCTGATGATCGAGGCCATGGTGCGGGCGGTGGACCGGGACACGATCAACAACGAGCTCCACGCGGGCACGCTGTTCATCTCGGACTACATCTTCGAGCACGTGGCGCTGATGCAGGACCCGCCGGAAGGCACGTTCCGCGCCATGCCCTACGACCCGGACGCGGCGCGCGCTCTGGTCGAAGAGGCCCAGTGGGACTCCGAGAAGGAGATTCAGTGGATCAAGTGGGGGCCGCCGACGCCGACGGACCTGGCACTCAAGAACTACTGGGAGCAGGTGGGCATCAAGGTTGAGTTCTTCCTGGTCGACGGCTCGGCGGTGATCGAGAAGCTGTACCAGGAGCGGGTGCACGACCTGGTCCTCGCCAACATGGGCGGCGACCAAGCCGTGGTAGACGCGTGCCTGCGCGTGTGCAGCGACCGGGTGTACGAGCTCGGTGGCTGGAACCACTCGAACATCAACCGCCCGTGGATCGACGAGGCGTACGCCGACATGTTCGCGGCGGAGAACAACGAGGCGCTGCGCGAGCGATGGATCGAATTCGCGACGCGACTCCACTCCAAGGGCAACATGGTGGCCGGGCTGCTATGGCGAGGCTCGCTGCGGAACCTGTATCACAGGCGTCTGCAGGGCGCGTTCTACATGCAGTTCTACGCCATGCCGGTGCACTCGCCGATCGAGCGGGTGTGGCTGGACGACTACTGGGAAGAACGGTAG
- a CDS encoding sugar phosphate isomerase/epimerase, with protein MHERQRLPRFSLATSMWGEVPTTTLTQALAEVTAAGFEAIEFWPPLCPLISDDMRRNARSALEAAKVQPTTMHAPLTPTVNLAAVDELERRLSVYEVAAWLAPYADLGGEVVVVHPTGSAYNDEAANAINVEAANDAARRSLDELYPIADRLGLRIACENLMERGTPRPLCRMEQLRALIEPYPATVGICLDTGHAVVNGLNPASEARAAGERLIATHLQDTDGLDDRHWVPGAGHIDWDELVSTLRQIGYTGRWTFELSSRDSAPASVACAAKQVALVWSGQTAVTADCSSP; from the coding sequence ATGCACGAACGCCAACGACTTCCCCGGTTTTCCCTTGCGACGAGCATGTGGGGCGAAGTGCCGACTACCACGCTCACCCAAGCGCTCGCGGAAGTGACCGCGGCAGGCTTCGAGGCGATCGAGTTCTGGCCGCCGCTGTGCCCCCTGATTTCCGATGACATGCGGAGAAACGCTCGGTCGGCATTGGAGGCGGCCAAGGTTCAGCCGACCACGATGCACGCGCCGCTTACCCCGACGGTCAACCTTGCGGCGGTGGATGAACTCGAGCGGCGCCTCTCGGTGTACGAAGTCGCCGCATGGCTCGCCCCCTATGCCGACCTCGGCGGTGAGGTGGTGGTGGTTCACCCGACGGGCAGCGCGTACAACGACGAGGCGGCCAACGCGATCAACGTCGAAGCGGCCAACGATGCGGCCCGCCGGTCGCTCGACGAGCTCTATCCAATCGCCGATCGCCTGGGTCTGCGGATCGCCTGCGAAAACCTCATGGAGCGCGGCACCCCGCGCCCGCTCTGCCGGATGGAGCAGTTGCGAGCGTTGATCGAGCCGTATCCGGCGACGGTCGGCATTTGCCTTGACACCGGTCACGCGGTGGTCAACGGGCTCAATCCGGCGTCAGAGGCGCGCGCCGCGGGCGAGCGGTTGATTGCGACACACCTGCAGGACACCGATGGCCTTGACGACCGGCATTGGGTGCCGGGCGCCGGCCACATCGACTGGGACGAACTGGTGTCCACGCTTCGCCAGATCGGCTACACGGGCCGGTGGACGTTTGAGCTGAGCTCGCGCGACAGCGCGCCGGCATCCGTGGCGTGCGCCGCGAAGCAAGTTGCGTTGGTCTGGAGCGGCCAAACGGCGGTGACCGCGGACTGCTCCAGCCCCTAA